In Bactrocera oleae isolate idBacOlea1 chromosome 5, idBacOlea1, whole genome shotgun sequence, a genomic segment contains:
- the LOC106625752 gene encoding anoctamin-6 isoform X3: MDDLESLYFDTISLADSEAAAAVAAAHRKSLSQSRNTIYHSAVDLAGEDTPSKRRSLRSENGSSRSNASLAAAAAAAAAAMNNPNNRLPYNLNYRHSSALEHYNNSASNANGNHGPGLGAVDQTDAAIAAQVMAMHNGRTHAYGNSNSAGGKSNSTPQLNADEVSKRLLQSSTNTSKDKKLPITYSQWKFRTRRRFQDGKRSVDFVLAYIGDDDYIPENRRKREIFETNLIKEGLHLEHDNTQRIHFIKIHAPLEVLCRYAEILKIKLPMKKIPGQELIEDDDFRIKSCLSTTCSRIFSWLRVSPERPYRIHFEFSRNYEHLFDWEQPNFFDAGVRNAIINFILERQHFVEGEETPDNLGIEKLLEDRVYHSAYPLHDDTDRDFLLQEWATLRKWIHLQPLDSIKEYFGAKVALYFAWLGFYTHMLIPVSVLGILCFIYGFVTWKSDPISRQICNDNQTTLMCPQCDRNCDYWLLEKTCNSSKMNYLIDNNITVVFASIMALWAVIYLELWKRYSATLVHRWGLTTFSQHVEHPRPQYLSKLQRHKDITERWKKSNNILEPDVPFWRIKFLPSFTSYSIMVLFICVSLIAIFSMIVYRMAQKASHSILGSDNSMTYKIMVLPMTAGIIDLIVISMLDYVYTSLAVYLTNMEYCRTQTEYDESLTVKNYIFQFVNYYSSLFYIAFLKGKFVGYPAKYNRILGFRQEECNPGGCLMELCMQLVIIMVGKQAVNAIVEMLFPYIMRCIRKLSARMGMRKIESEEKLISCNQWTEDYHLEPSNTNSLFSEYLEMVLQFGFITLFGLAFPLAPLLALLNNVIEVRLDAIKMLKLIRRPVAQRASNIGVWYNMMAIVARIAVASSAMIIAFSTNLIPKLVYTTATNDASLEGYLNFTLAYFNTEDFQVQPVLRGSIYENVTSCRYTEFRNAPWDEQPYKRPTYYWKILTGRLAFIVVFQNVIGMIQGIIAWAIADEPSKLRKRIKREGFLLREHIIEYEKKTAAEKAAARRAIDEAQYEDEKLDYYANNNKQHTTQPQTVQRDYGDNDNVVYRNERTTPL, encoded by the exons ATGGACGACCTGGAAAGCCTCTACTTCGACACAATCTCGCTGGCAGACTCTGAGGCTGCAGCCGCCGTCGCTGCTGCACACCGCAAATCACTCTCCCAATCACGCAACACCATCTACCATTCGGCGGTGGACCTAGCCGGCGAAGATACACCGTCAAAGCGCCGCAGTCTGCGCTCAGAAAATGGCAGCAGCCGTAGTAATGCCTCTCTAGCGGCAGCGGCAGCTGCGGCGGCGGCAGCAATGAACAATCCGAACAACCGTTTGCCATACAATCTGAATTATCGCCACTCATCCGCTTTGGAACACTACAATAATAGCGCGAGCAATGCAAATGGCAACCATGGACCTGGCCTGGGCGCTGTGGATCAAACGGACGCGGCTATTGCAGCCCAAGTCATGGCTATGCACAACGGACGCACGCATGCGTacggcaacagcaacagcgctGGTGGTAAAAGCAACAGCACGCCGCAGCTAAATGCCGATGAGGTCTCTAAGCGTCTCTTACAAAGTAGTACAAATACTAGTAAAGATAAGAAATTGCCAATTACGTACTCCCAGTGGAAATTTAGG ACACGTCGACGCTTCCAAGATGGCAAACGCAGTGTGGATTTCGTCTTGGCCTATATCGGTGACGACGATTATATACCCGAAAATAGACGTAAACGCGAGATATTCGAAACGAATCTAATCAAAGAGGGTCTACATTTGGAGCATGACAATACACAGCGCATACATTTCATCAAAATTCATGCGCCACTCGAAGTGCTCTGCCGCTATGCGGAGATTCTAAAGATCAAATTGCCAATGAAGAAG ATACCCGGTCAGGAGCTGATAGAGGATGACGATTTTCGTATCAAATCTTGTCTTAGCACCACCTGCAGCCGCATCTTTAGTTGGCTAAGAGTCAGTCCGGAGCGTCCATATCGCATACACTTTGAGTTCTCCCGCAATTATGAGCATTT ATTCGACTGGGAGCAACCGAATTTCTTCGATGCTGGCGTGCGTAACGCGATCATCAACTTCATATTAGAGCGCCAGCATTTTGTTGAAGGCGAAGAAACACCTGATAATTTGGGTATTGAGAAATTATTGGAGGACCGTGTCTATCACAGCGCATATCCACTGCATGAT GATACGGACCGTGACTTCCTACTGCAAGAATGGGCTACGCTAAGAAAATGGATACA CTTGCAACCATTGGACAGCATAAAGGAGTATTTTGGTGCGAAAGTTGCCTTATATTTTGCCTGGTTGGGTTTCTACACACACATGCTAATACCTGTCAGCGTATTGGGCATATTATGTTTCATTTATGGATTCGTAACGTGGAAAAGTGATCCCATAAG TCGCCAAATTTGCAACGATAACCAAACGACTCTGATGTGTCCACAATGTGATCGCAATTGTGACTACTGGCTCTTGGAGAAGACTTGTAACTCATCGAAAATGAATTATCTGATCGACAATAATATAACAGTGGTATTTGCATCGATAATGGCGCTTTGGG CTGTTATCTACCTGGAGCTCTGGAAGCGCTATTCGGCCACTTTAGTGCATCGTTGGGGTTTGACAACCTTCTCACAGCACGTTGAACATCCGCGTCCGCAATATTTATCAAAACTGCAAAGGCACAAAGATATCACAGAGCGTTGGAAGAAAAGCAATAATATACTGGAACCGGATGTGCCGTTTTGGCGTATAAAATTCCTGCCCAGTTTCACCAGCTACAGCATTATGGTCTTGTTT ATCTGCGTCTCACTCATCGCCATCTTCTCCATGATAGTCTATCGCATGGCACAGAAAGCATCGCACAGCATATTGGGCAGTGATAATTCGATGACCTATAAAATAATGGTGCTTCCCATGACCGCTGGTATTATCGATTTAATCGTAATCTCCATGCTTGATTATGTCTACACTTCGCTGGCCGTTTATCTCACGAATATGGAATATTGTCGCACCCAAACTGAATACGATGAAAGTCTGACAGTCAAAAATTATATCTTTCAATTTGTCAACTACTATTCCTCGCTGTTTTATATTGCCTTCCTGAAAGGCAAATTTGTGGGTTATCCTGCCAAATATAATCGCATATTGGGCTTCCGACAGGAAGAATGCAACCCTGGCGGCTGTTTAATGGAACTTTGCATGCAACTGGTCATCATTATGGTCGGCAAGCAGGCGGTCAATGCCATCGTAGAGATGCTATTTCCATATATTATGCGTTGCATACGCAAGCTGTCTGCGCGCATGGGCATGCGCAAAATCGAGAGCGAAGAGAAACTGATATCGTGCAATCAGTGGACTGAAGATTATCATTTAGAGCCATCAAATACGAACTCACTTTTCTCGGAGTATTTAGAAATGG TTCTGCAGTTTGGCTTCATCACACTCTTCGGCTTAGCCTTCCCACTAGCGCCGTTGCTGGCCTTGCTTAATAATGTCATAGAAGTGCGTTTGGACGCCATAAAAATGCTGAAGCTTATACGACGTCCGGTGGCGCAACGCGCCAGCAATATTGGCGTGTGGTACAACATGATGGCGATCGTAGCGCGCATTGCCGTTGCTTCAAGC gcTATGATCATTGCATTTTCCACAAATCTCATACCGAAACTGGTCTACACAACTGCCACAAATGACGCATCCTTAGagggttatttgaattttacgCTGGCGTACTTCAACACAGAGGACTTCCAA GTGCAACCAGTGCTGCGGGGGAGCATCTATGAGAATGTAACCTCCTGTCGTTATACGGAATTCCGCAATGCTCCTTGGGATGAACAACCATATAAGCGCCCTACATATTATTGGAAAATTCTAACGGGACGTCTGGCGTTTATTGTAGTTTTTCAG AATGTCATCGGCATGATACAAGGCATAATCGCCTGGGCCATCGCCGATGAGCCGAGCAAATTGCGCAAGCGCATCAAACGTGAAGGCTTCCTGTTGCGCGAACACATTATCGAATATGAAAAGAAAACGGCAGCAGAAAAGGCAGCAGCGCGTCGTGCCATAGACGAAGCGCAATACGAAGATGAGAAATTAGATTACTACgcgaacaacaacaagcagcacACGACGCAGCCGCAGACGGTGCAACGTGATTATGGCGATAATGATAATGTCGTTTATAGAAATGAGCGCACAACGCCGCTGTAG
- the LOC106625752 gene encoding anoctamin-6 isoform X1 has product MYSAVRTNDFVEYPESEMDDLESLYFDTISLADSEAAAAVAAAHRKSLSQSRNTIYHSAVDLAGEDTPSKRRSLRSENGSSRSNASLAAAAAAAAAAMNNPNNRLPYNLNYRHSSALEHYNNSASNANGNHGPGLGAVDQTDAAIAAQVMAMHNGRTHAYGNSNSAGGKSNSTPQLNADEVSKRLLQSSTNTSKDKKLPITYSQWKFRTRRRFQDGKRSVDFVLAYIGDDDYIPENRRKREIFETNLIKEGLHLEHDNTQRIHFIKIHAPLEVLCRYAEILKIKLPMKKIPGQELIEDDDFRIKSCLSTTCSRIFSWLRVSPERPYRIHFEFSRNYEHLFDWEQPNFFDAGVRNAIINFILERQHFVEGEETPDNLGIEKLLEDRVYHSAYPLHDDTDRDFLLQEWATLRKWIHLQPLDSIKEYFGAKVALYFAWLGFYTHMLIPVSVLGILCFIYGFVTWKSDPISRQICNDNQTTLMCPQCDRNCDYWLLEKTCNSSKMNYLIDNNITVVFASIMALWAVIYLELWKRYSATLVHRWGLTTFSQHVEHPRPQYLSKLQRHKDITERWKKSNNILEPDVPFWRIKFLPSFTSYSIMVLFICVSLIAIFSMIVYRMAQKASHSILGSDNSMTYKIMVLPMTAGIIDLIVISMLDYVYTSLAVYLTNMEYCRTQTEYDESLTVKNYIFQFVNYYSSLFYIAFLKGKFVGYPAKYNRILGFRQEECNPGGCLMELCMQLVIIMVGKQAVNAIVEMLFPYIMRCIRKLSARMGMRKIESEEKLISCNQWTEDYHLEPSNTNSLFSEYLEMVLQFGFITLFGLAFPLAPLLALLNNVIEVRLDAIKMLKLIRRPVAQRASNIGVWYNMMAIVARIAVASSAMIIAFSTNLIPKLVYTTATNDASLEGYLNFTLAYFNTEDFQVQPVLRGSIYENVTSCRYTEFRNAPWDEQPYKRPTYYWKILTGRLAFIVVFQNVIGMIQGIIAWAIADEPSKLRKRIKREGFLLREHIIEYEKKTAAEKAAARRAIDEAQYEDEKLDYYANNNKQHTTQPQTVQRDYGDNDNVVYRNERTTPL; this is encoded by the exons TGCGCACAAACGATTTCGTTGAATATCCCGAATCGGAGATGGACGACCTGGAAAGCCTCTACTTCGACACAATCTCGCTGGCAGACTCTGAGGCTGCAGCCGCCGTCGCTGCTGCACACCGCAAATCACTCTCCCAATCACGCAACACCATCTACCATTCGGCGGTGGACCTAGCCGGCGAAGATACACCGTCAAAGCGCCGCAGTCTGCGCTCAGAAAATGGCAGCAGCCGTAGTAATGCCTCTCTAGCGGCAGCGGCAGCTGCGGCGGCGGCAGCAATGAACAATCCGAACAACCGTTTGCCATACAATCTGAATTATCGCCACTCATCCGCTTTGGAACACTACAATAATAGCGCGAGCAATGCAAATGGCAACCATGGACCTGGCCTGGGCGCTGTGGATCAAACGGACGCGGCTATTGCAGCCCAAGTCATGGCTATGCACAACGGACGCACGCATGCGTacggcaacagcaacagcgctGGTGGTAAAAGCAACAGCACGCCGCAGCTAAATGCCGATGAGGTCTCTAAGCGTCTCTTACAAAGTAGTACAAATACTAGTAAAGATAAGAAATTGCCAATTACGTACTCCCAGTGGAAATTTAGG ACACGTCGACGCTTCCAAGATGGCAAACGCAGTGTGGATTTCGTCTTGGCCTATATCGGTGACGACGATTATATACCCGAAAATAGACGTAAACGCGAGATATTCGAAACGAATCTAATCAAAGAGGGTCTACATTTGGAGCATGACAATACACAGCGCATACATTTCATCAAAATTCATGCGCCACTCGAAGTGCTCTGCCGCTATGCGGAGATTCTAAAGATCAAATTGCCAATGAAGAAG ATACCCGGTCAGGAGCTGATAGAGGATGACGATTTTCGTATCAAATCTTGTCTTAGCACCACCTGCAGCCGCATCTTTAGTTGGCTAAGAGTCAGTCCGGAGCGTCCATATCGCATACACTTTGAGTTCTCCCGCAATTATGAGCATTT ATTCGACTGGGAGCAACCGAATTTCTTCGATGCTGGCGTGCGTAACGCGATCATCAACTTCATATTAGAGCGCCAGCATTTTGTTGAAGGCGAAGAAACACCTGATAATTTGGGTATTGAGAAATTATTGGAGGACCGTGTCTATCACAGCGCATATCCACTGCATGAT GATACGGACCGTGACTTCCTACTGCAAGAATGGGCTACGCTAAGAAAATGGATACA CTTGCAACCATTGGACAGCATAAAGGAGTATTTTGGTGCGAAAGTTGCCTTATATTTTGCCTGGTTGGGTTTCTACACACACATGCTAATACCTGTCAGCGTATTGGGCATATTATGTTTCATTTATGGATTCGTAACGTGGAAAAGTGATCCCATAAG TCGCCAAATTTGCAACGATAACCAAACGACTCTGATGTGTCCACAATGTGATCGCAATTGTGACTACTGGCTCTTGGAGAAGACTTGTAACTCATCGAAAATGAATTATCTGATCGACAATAATATAACAGTGGTATTTGCATCGATAATGGCGCTTTGGG CTGTTATCTACCTGGAGCTCTGGAAGCGCTATTCGGCCACTTTAGTGCATCGTTGGGGTTTGACAACCTTCTCACAGCACGTTGAACATCCGCGTCCGCAATATTTATCAAAACTGCAAAGGCACAAAGATATCACAGAGCGTTGGAAGAAAAGCAATAATATACTGGAACCGGATGTGCCGTTTTGGCGTATAAAATTCCTGCCCAGTTTCACCAGCTACAGCATTATGGTCTTGTTT ATCTGCGTCTCACTCATCGCCATCTTCTCCATGATAGTCTATCGCATGGCACAGAAAGCATCGCACAGCATATTGGGCAGTGATAATTCGATGACCTATAAAATAATGGTGCTTCCCATGACCGCTGGTATTATCGATTTAATCGTAATCTCCATGCTTGATTATGTCTACACTTCGCTGGCCGTTTATCTCACGAATATGGAATATTGTCGCACCCAAACTGAATACGATGAAAGTCTGACAGTCAAAAATTATATCTTTCAATTTGTCAACTACTATTCCTCGCTGTTTTATATTGCCTTCCTGAAAGGCAAATTTGTGGGTTATCCTGCCAAATATAATCGCATATTGGGCTTCCGACAGGAAGAATGCAACCCTGGCGGCTGTTTAATGGAACTTTGCATGCAACTGGTCATCATTATGGTCGGCAAGCAGGCGGTCAATGCCATCGTAGAGATGCTATTTCCATATATTATGCGTTGCATACGCAAGCTGTCTGCGCGCATGGGCATGCGCAAAATCGAGAGCGAAGAGAAACTGATATCGTGCAATCAGTGGACTGAAGATTATCATTTAGAGCCATCAAATACGAACTCACTTTTCTCGGAGTATTTAGAAATGG TTCTGCAGTTTGGCTTCATCACACTCTTCGGCTTAGCCTTCCCACTAGCGCCGTTGCTGGCCTTGCTTAATAATGTCATAGAAGTGCGTTTGGACGCCATAAAAATGCTGAAGCTTATACGACGTCCGGTGGCGCAACGCGCCAGCAATATTGGCGTGTGGTACAACATGATGGCGATCGTAGCGCGCATTGCCGTTGCTTCAAGC gcTATGATCATTGCATTTTCCACAAATCTCATACCGAAACTGGTCTACACAACTGCCACAAATGACGCATCCTTAGagggttatttgaattttacgCTGGCGTACTTCAACACAGAGGACTTCCAA GTGCAACCAGTGCTGCGGGGGAGCATCTATGAGAATGTAACCTCCTGTCGTTATACGGAATTCCGCAATGCTCCTTGGGATGAACAACCATATAAGCGCCCTACATATTATTGGAAAATTCTAACGGGACGTCTGGCGTTTATTGTAGTTTTTCAG AATGTCATCGGCATGATACAAGGCATAATCGCCTGGGCCATCGCCGATGAGCCGAGCAAATTGCGCAAGCGCATCAAACGTGAAGGCTTCCTGTTGCGCGAACACATTATCGAATATGAAAAGAAAACGGCAGCAGAAAAGGCAGCAGCGCGTCGTGCCATAGACGAAGCGCAATACGAAGATGAGAAATTAGATTACTACgcgaacaacaacaagcagcacACGACGCAGCCGCAGACGGTGCAACGTGATTATGGCGATAATGATAATGTCGTTTATAGAAATGAGCGCACAACGCCGCTGTAG
- the LOC106625752 gene encoding anoctamin-1 isoform X5: MLERLRERTRRRFQDGKRSVDFVLAYIGDDDYIPENRRKREIFETNLIKEGLHLEHDNTQRIHFIKIHAPLEVLCRYAEILKIKLPMKKIPGQELIEDDDFRIKSCLSTTCSRIFSWLRVSPERPYRIHFEFSRNYEHLFDWEQPNFFDAGVRNAIINFILERQHFVEGEETPDNLGIEKLLEDRVYHSAYPLHDDTDRDFLLQEWATLRKWIHLQPLDSIKEYFGAKVALYFAWLGFYTHMLIPVSVLGILCFIYGFVTWKSDPISRQICNDNQTTLMCPQCDRNCDYWLLEKTCNSSKMNYLIDNNITVVFASIMALWAVIYLELWKRYSATLVHRWGLTTFSQHVEHPRPQYLSKLQRHKDITERWKKSNNILEPDVPFWRIKFLPSFTSYSIMVLFICVSLIAIFSMIVYRMAQKASHSILGSDNSMTYKIMVLPMTAGIIDLIVISMLDYVYTSLAVYLTNMEYCRTQTEYDESLTVKNYIFQFVNYYSSLFYIAFLKGKFVGYPAKYNRILGFRQEECNPGGCLMELCMQLVIIMVGKQAVNAIVEMLFPYIMRCIRKLSARMGMRKIESEEKLISCNQWTEDYHLEPSNTNSLFSEYLEMVLQFGFITLFGLAFPLAPLLALLNNVIEVRLDAIKMLKLIRRPVAQRASNIGVWYNMMAIVARIAVASSAMIIAFSTNLIPKLVYTTATNDASLEGYLNFTLAYFNTEDFQVQPVLRGSIYENVTSCRYTEFRNAPWDEQPYKRPTYYWKILTGRLAFIVVFQNVIGMIQGIIAWAIADEPSKLRKRIKREGFLLREHIIEYEKKTAAEKAAARRAIDEAQYEDEKLDYYANNNKQHTTQPQTVQRDYGDNDNVVYRNERTTPL; this comes from the exons ATGCTTGAACGCTTGCGGGAACGG ACACGTCGACGCTTCCAAGATGGCAAACGCAGTGTGGATTTCGTCTTGGCCTATATCGGTGACGACGATTATATACCCGAAAATAGACGTAAACGCGAGATATTCGAAACGAATCTAATCAAAGAGGGTCTACATTTGGAGCATGACAATACACAGCGCATACATTTCATCAAAATTCATGCGCCACTCGAAGTGCTCTGCCGCTATGCGGAGATTCTAAAGATCAAATTGCCAATGAAGAAG ATACCCGGTCAGGAGCTGATAGAGGATGACGATTTTCGTATCAAATCTTGTCTTAGCACCACCTGCAGCCGCATCTTTAGTTGGCTAAGAGTCAGTCCGGAGCGTCCATATCGCATACACTTTGAGTTCTCCCGCAATTATGAGCATTT ATTCGACTGGGAGCAACCGAATTTCTTCGATGCTGGCGTGCGTAACGCGATCATCAACTTCATATTAGAGCGCCAGCATTTTGTTGAAGGCGAAGAAACACCTGATAATTTGGGTATTGAGAAATTATTGGAGGACCGTGTCTATCACAGCGCATATCCACTGCATGAT GATACGGACCGTGACTTCCTACTGCAAGAATGGGCTACGCTAAGAAAATGGATACA CTTGCAACCATTGGACAGCATAAAGGAGTATTTTGGTGCGAAAGTTGCCTTATATTTTGCCTGGTTGGGTTTCTACACACACATGCTAATACCTGTCAGCGTATTGGGCATATTATGTTTCATTTATGGATTCGTAACGTGGAAAAGTGATCCCATAAG TCGCCAAATTTGCAACGATAACCAAACGACTCTGATGTGTCCACAATGTGATCGCAATTGTGACTACTGGCTCTTGGAGAAGACTTGTAACTCATCGAAAATGAATTATCTGATCGACAATAATATAACAGTGGTATTTGCATCGATAATGGCGCTTTGGG CTGTTATCTACCTGGAGCTCTGGAAGCGCTATTCGGCCACTTTAGTGCATCGTTGGGGTTTGACAACCTTCTCACAGCACGTTGAACATCCGCGTCCGCAATATTTATCAAAACTGCAAAGGCACAAAGATATCACAGAGCGTTGGAAGAAAAGCAATAATATACTGGAACCGGATGTGCCGTTTTGGCGTATAAAATTCCTGCCCAGTTTCACCAGCTACAGCATTATGGTCTTGTTT ATCTGCGTCTCACTCATCGCCATCTTCTCCATGATAGTCTATCGCATGGCACAGAAAGCATCGCACAGCATATTGGGCAGTGATAATTCGATGACCTATAAAATAATGGTGCTTCCCATGACCGCTGGTATTATCGATTTAATCGTAATCTCCATGCTTGATTATGTCTACACTTCGCTGGCCGTTTATCTCACGAATATGGAATATTGTCGCACCCAAACTGAATACGATGAAAGTCTGACAGTCAAAAATTATATCTTTCAATTTGTCAACTACTATTCCTCGCTGTTTTATATTGCCTTCCTGAAAGGCAAATTTGTGGGTTATCCTGCCAAATATAATCGCATATTGGGCTTCCGACAGGAAGAATGCAACCCTGGCGGCTGTTTAATGGAACTTTGCATGCAACTGGTCATCATTATGGTCGGCAAGCAGGCGGTCAATGCCATCGTAGAGATGCTATTTCCATATATTATGCGTTGCATACGCAAGCTGTCTGCGCGCATGGGCATGCGCAAAATCGAGAGCGAAGAGAAACTGATATCGTGCAATCAGTGGACTGAAGATTATCATTTAGAGCCATCAAATACGAACTCACTTTTCTCGGAGTATTTAGAAATGG TTCTGCAGTTTGGCTTCATCACACTCTTCGGCTTAGCCTTCCCACTAGCGCCGTTGCTGGCCTTGCTTAATAATGTCATAGAAGTGCGTTTGGACGCCATAAAAATGCTGAAGCTTATACGACGTCCGGTGGCGCAACGCGCCAGCAATATTGGCGTGTGGTACAACATGATGGCGATCGTAGCGCGCATTGCCGTTGCTTCAAGC gcTATGATCATTGCATTTTCCACAAATCTCATACCGAAACTGGTCTACACAACTGCCACAAATGACGCATCCTTAGagggttatttgaattttacgCTGGCGTACTTCAACACAGAGGACTTCCAA GTGCAACCAGTGCTGCGGGGGAGCATCTATGAGAATGTAACCTCCTGTCGTTATACGGAATTCCGCAATGCTCCTTGGGATGAACAACCATATAAGCGCCCTACATATTATTGGAAAATTCTAACGGGACGTCTGGCGTTTATTGTAGTTTTTCAG AATGTCATCGGCATGATACAAGGCATAATCGCCTGGGCCATCGCCGATGAGCCGAGCAAATTGCGCAAGCGCATCAAACGTGAAGGCTTCCTGTTGCGCGAACACATTATCGAATATGAAAAGAAAACGGCAGCAGAAAAGGCAGCAGCGCGTCGTGCCATAGACGAAGCGCAATACGAAGATGAGAAATTAGATTACTACgcgaacaacaacaagcagcacACGACGCAGCCGCAGACGGTGCAACGTGATTATGGCGATAATGATAATGTCGTTTATAGAAATGAGCGCACAACGCCGCTGTAG